A section of the bacterium genome encodes:
- a CDS encoding peptidoglycan-binding protein, with protein sequence MTTPTLRQRLTGLLATVAVLGIIIGLPALFLGLGANPIPDQTPSWDSVKNALLAPDDGTLILGLFEVIGWAAWAFLTLSLVVETI encoded by the coding sequence ATGACCACGCCCACCCTGCGCCAGCGGCTGACCGGGCTCCTCGCCACCGTCGCCGTCCTCGGCATCATCATCGGACTACCGGCCCTGTTCCTCGGGCTCGGCGCGAACCCGATCCCCGACCAGACGCCGAGCTGGGACAGCGTCAAGAACGCACTCCTCGCACCCGACGACGGCACCTTGATCCTGGGCCTGTTCGAGGTGATCGGCTGGGCCGCGTGGGCCTTCCTGACCCTCAGCCTGGTGGTGGAGACCATC
- a CDS encoding pilus assembly protein yields the protein MTRHQARRQQDECGSISVWFATASLVMTILVGLTVDLGGKVNAQQQARSAAAQAARTGAQEVEGSTAIRGEDLRVDINAAKAAAQGYLNAAGVEGSVSVVNGDTLIVRTTDTYNSKFLGVIGLNSMSVTGEASARLVRAQGGIER from the coding sequence ATGACGAGGCACCAGGCCAGGCGACAGCAGGACGAGTGCGGGTCCATCAGCGTCTGGTTCGCCACCGCGTCACTGGTGATGACCATCCTGGTCGGGTTGACCGTCGACCTCGGTGGCAAGGTGAACGCCCAGCAGCAGGCCCGCAGTGCCGCCGCCCAGGCCGCGCGCACCGGCGCCCAGGAGGTCGAGGGCTCGACCGCCATCCGCGGCGAGGATCTCCGCGTCGACATCAACGCCGCCAAGGCCGCCGCGCAGGGCTACCTCAACGCCGCCGGCGTGGAGGGCAGCGTCAGCGTCGTCAACGGCGACACCCTGATCGTGCGAACCACCGACACCTACAACAGCAAGTTCCTCGGGGTCATCGGGCTCAACTCGATGAGCGTCACCGGGGAGGCGTCTGCGCGGCTGGTCCGCGCTCAAGGAGGCATCGAACGATGA